The following coding sequences lie in one Musa acuminata AAA Group cultivar baxijiao chromosome BXJ3-1, Cavendish_Baxijiao_AAA, whole genome shotgun sequence genomic window:
- the LOC135628903 gene encoding probable xyloglucan galactosyltransferase GT17, whose product MSSMAKDKEKSFLLFSSSFSYREVKPSSLLRRFRFVVFVVLCYVLWLRLLFFTFPPESSSSSERSVAGGHRHCRLSRSLDACHPDIAPFYIHSIHPRFNAALMQRCLARPASCDVCPHVGHRGLGRPLLRLPLRADDVVGTSWYATHPLAAEMLFHHRAERHPCRTTDPEAALLFYVPFYAGLHAAANFRQKNHTRGDALAVDLAAHLSSLPSFRRHGGRDHFLTLGHASWNFMRSPAYPDLGTNRLLLLPEVANMTVLTVERHPWEGHNQFGIPYPSYFHPRTAAEVVEWQAELRRFRRTHLSAFVGGLRSDEDKGSVRSTIMNQCWKSSQCIPVDCEAARHECGDPDRVLDVMRRAEFCLQPPGESFTRRSTFDAVLAGCIPVFFSEHAAYTQYEWYLPGRPENWSVLLQRDRWDRVEEELARIPRAEVERMRETVIALIPRMTYAHPEANRSELGFHDAVDVALVGLTKRIRASLRREGGVKAT is encoded by the coding sequence ATGTCTTCCATGGCCAAAGACAAGGAGAAATCCTTCTtgcttttctcttcctctttctcttataGAGAGGTCAAGCCTTCTTCTCTCCTCCGTCGCTTCCGCTTCGTCGTCTTTGTCGTCCTCTGCTACGTCCTGTGGCTTCGCCTCTTGTTCTTCACCTTCCCACCAgagtcctcctcttcctccgagCGCTCCGTCGCAGGCGGCCACCGCCACTGCCGGCTCAGCCGCTCGCTGGACGCTTGCCACCCCGACATTGCGCCCTTTTACATACACAGTATCCATCCCCGGTTCAACGCCGCCCTCATGCAGCGCTGCCTCGCCCGCCCCGCTTCCTGCGACGTGTGCCCCCACGTCGGCCATCGCGGACTTGGCCGGCCCCTCCTCCGCCTCCCTCTCCGCGCCGACGATGTGGTGGGCACGTCGTGGTACGCCACCCACCCGCTGGCCGCCGAGATGCTGTTCCACCATCGCGCCGAGCGGCACCCCTGCCGCACCACTGACCCCGAGGCGGCGCTCCTGTTCTACGTCCCGTTCTACGCCGGCCTCCATGCCGCCGCCAACTTCCGGCAGAAGAATCACACCCGCGGCGACGCCCTCGCGGTCGACCTCGCCGCACACCTCTCCTCCCTCCCCTCTTTCCGCCGCCACGGCGGCCGCGACCACTTCCTCACCCTCGGCCACGCCTCCTGGAACTTCATGCGCTCCCCGGCGTACCCGGACCTCGGCACCAACCGCCTCCTCCTCCTACCGGAGGTCGCCAACATGACGGTCCTCACGGTGGAGCGCCACCCATGGGAGGGCCACAACCAGTTCGGCATCCCGTACCCCTCCTACTTCCACCCGCGCACCGCGGCGGAGGTGGTGGAGTGGCAGGCAGAGCTCCGTCGGTTCAGGCGGACGCACCTGTCGGCGTTCGTCGGCGGCCTGCGATCCGACGAGGACAAGGGCTCGGTGCGGTCCACCATCATGAACCAGTGCTGGAAATCGAGCCAGTGCATCCCGGTCGATTGCGAAGCGGCTCGGCACGAGTGTGGCGACCCCGACCGAGTCCTCGACGTGATGCGCCGGGCCGAGTTCTGCCTGCAGCCGCCCGGCGAGTCGTTCACCCGGCGGTCCACCTTCGACGCGGTCCTCGCGGGGTGCATCCCAGTGTTCTTCTCAGAGCACGCGGCCTACACGCAGTACGAGTGGTATTTGCCAGGCCGACCTGAGAACTGGTCGGTTCTGCTCCAACGGGACCGATGGGACCGGGTGGAGGAAGAATTGGCCCGGATCCCGAGAGCCGAGGTGGAGAGGATGAGGGAGACGGTGATAGCGCTGATTCCGAGGATGACCTACGCCCACCCGGAGGCGAACCGAAGTGAGCTCGGGTTCCATGACGCGGTCGATGTTGCGCTGGTTGGCCTCACCAAACGGATTCGAGCCTCTCTACGACGAGAGGGTGGTGTGAAAGCTACGTAA